A region from the Rhodamnia argentea isolate NSW1041297 chromosome 7, ASM2092103v1, whole genome shotgun sequence genome encodes:
- the LOC115726818 gene encoding 60S ribosomal protein L9, producing the protein MKTILSSETMDIPDGVTIKVNAKVIEVEGPRGKLTRNFKHLNLDFQLIKDEATGKRKLKIEAWFGTRKTSAAIRTALSHVENLITGVTKGYRYKMRFVYAHFPINASIQNSNKSIEIRNFLGEKKVRKVDMLEGVSVVRSEKVKDELVVDGNDIELVSRSCALINQKCHVKNKDIRKFLDGIYVSEKGTILGEE; encoded by the exons ATGAAGACGATCCTCTCGTCCGAGACCATGGACATCCCCGACGGCGTCACCATCAAGGTGAACGCGAAGGTGATCGAGGTCGAGGGCCCTCGCGGCAAGCTCACCCGCAACTTCAAGCACCTCAACCTCGACTTCCAGCTCATCAAGGACGAGGCCACCGGCAAGAGGAAGCTCAAGATCGAGGCCTGGTTCGGCACCCGGAAGACCTCAGCCGCCATCCGGACGGCCCTCAGCCACGTGGAGAACCTCATCACCGGCGTCACCAAGGGTTACAGGTACAAGATGCGCTTCGTGTACGCTCACTTCCCCATTAACGCCAGCATCCAGAACTCGAACAAGTCCATCGAGATTCGCAACTTCTTGGGTGAGAAGAAG GTGAGGAAGGTAGATATGCTTGAAGGAGTATCTGTGGTCCGTTCTGAAAAGGTGAAGGACGAACTGGTCGTGGATGGGAATGACATCGAGCTTGTTTCCCGATCTTGCGCCCTCATAAACCAG AAATGCCATGTGAAGAACAAGGACATTAGGAAGTTCCTCGATGGTATTTATGTCAGCGAGAAGGGAACCATCCTTGGGGAAGAATGA